The genomic region GCTATAGGTGTGGGTGTATCTTCCATTTGCTTAGAAGGGTGGTAAGTTTCCACCCTTGGCTATGCAAGAACGAAACGTGTGTCGGTCGTATAAAAATGCAGTTAGTCAAGATAACTTAACTAACAAGGTCAAAGTCACTGAGCTCAGATGAGTATGGCTGGGCGGGAGTTTTTTCTCGTAATGAGAGCTGATTGCTATAGATCGGCTTGCAGATCATGAGGAACACCTCTGCGGATGACCATGAAAGAACTTATTCAAGCTGCTAGGATTTACGGAATACTAGACCTTGGCTATGTGGCTGAGGAGGATGTGCTTTGCGTGGCAAAGTCTCTGCTAAGCGGAGGTGTGGATGTGCTTCAGTTGAGGGCAAAGGGGATTGAGGAATCAAAGATTCAAGATCTGGCAATCAAGGTGTTGCCTCTTTGCAGTGAGGCGAAGATACCCTTTATCGTGAATGATTTTCCTAGAATCGCTCAGTTAGTCGGTGCAGATGGGGTGCACATCGGGCAAGATGACGGGTCACTTGCTGCTGTACGCGAGATCGTTGGTGATTCGATGATTGTGGGGCGCTCCACGCATTCTCCAGAGCAGGCTCAAGCGGCACTCAAGGAGGGATTTGATTACATCGGCTTTGGACCATTATTTCCGACACCCACTAAGAAGGGGCGTCCAGGGATCGGACTGGAGAACGTGACGCCGGTCCAGGAGAGTGTGGGGCAAGAGATCCCTGTATTCTGTATCGGCGGGATCAAGCGTGACAATCTTGAGCTGGTGGTGGAGAGCGGAGCGCGCAGAGTAGTCATCGTTTCTGATCTACTGCTGGCTGATGATGTAGCCGGAGCTGTGACAGAGGTCAGGGCTCATTTGAACGAATTTACCATTTAACAAACTACACGATATGTCAGTGATCATTGGAGGCACGATTGCCATCGATAACGTAAAGACCCCGACCGCAGAGGGGGAGAACTTGTTGGGCGGTTCAGCCGCATATGCATCCCTAGCTGCCAGCTTTTATGCTGATGAGGTCAATCTAGTAGGCATCATTGGTCATGATTACCCGCAGGAGCATCTGGATATGCTTTCTGGTCATGGGATTACTCTGACTGGTGTCGAGCGATCTGAGGCGGAGTCCTTCACCTGGACCGGTGAGTATTTTGATAACATGAACTCCCGAGAAACTCATCACGTGGCTCTGAACGTGCTGGAGGGTTGGGAGGTGAAAATTCCGCAGGAGATTTCTAGCAGCAAGATCGTAGTGTTGGCTAATATGTCTCCTGATAACCAGCTGCAAATGCTGGATCAGTGCGAGGCCGAAGACAGGTTTGTGATCGCGGATACCATGGATCTGTGGATCAAGATCGCCAACGAGAGGCTGCATGAAGTGATGAAGCGAATCGATGTGTTGGTCATCAACGAGTCTGAAGCTCAGGAGTTTGCGGCTACTTCCAATTTGGTAGTTGCAGGTGATCGTTTGTTAGAAAAAGGTCCTAAATATGTGATCATCAAACTAGGAGAGTTTGGCTCTATGTTGTTTGGACCTGATCAGTCTCTCTTTAGGTTGTCAGCATGGCCGCTGCGTGAAGTAGCTGACCCGACAGGCGCGGGTGATGCTTTCCTGGGTGGTATGGCAGGTTACCTGTCTAGCTTGGGCAAGAGTGAATATGGGTTTGAGGATCTGAAGCAGGGGATCGTGCGCGGTACCATTACGGCGAGTTACACCTGCCAGGCATTCTCCACTCAGAAACTGCAGCAGGCTAGCCGTGCTGATCTGGATGCGAGGATGAGTGAGCTTCAGGCGATCAGCGCCTGGTAGTTTGGCGCAGAAGCCAAGTTGATTTAATAGGCTGCTATGCGTTGACTTCCTCTAGGTGGGGAATCGCGTCTAGCAGCTTTTTAGTGTATGCGTGCTCAGGGGTGTTGAAGACGCGCTCGGATTCTCCGTATTCCACGAGCTGGCCTTTATACATCACCGCAATGTTGTCTGCGATATAGCGAACCACTGAGAGATCGTGAGTGATGAAGATCATCGTAAGGTTGAGTTCATCACGGAGTTTCAAGAGGAGATTCAGAATCTGTGACTGGATGGAGACATCCAGAGCGGAAACAGGCTCGTCAGCGATCACGAGTTTGGGCTCCGGGGCTAGAGCACGGGCGATGGCGATACGTTGGCGCTGCCCGCCGGAAAACTCGTGCGGGTATTTCTTCATGAAGCCTGGGTTGAGGCCCACGCGTTCCATGAGTTCGGAAACTTTCTGAGTGAGTGCGTCTTTGTCCTTCCTGAGGTCAGGGTGTCTCTGGATGAGAGCTTCTGCCAGGGTGGAGAAAATGGTCATGCGAGGATTCAGGGATGCATAGGGGTCCTGAAAAATCATCTGGAAATCGAGGCGGCGCTTTCTCACTGCGTCACCTTTAAGTTTGGTGAGATCTTGTCCTTCCAGAATGATTTCGCCTCCCGTGGAGGGGATGAGCTGCATGATGGTGCGAGACAGGGTGGATTTGCCACAGCCTGACTCACCAACCAGACCCAGGATTTCACCTTGTTCGATGTCCAGTGTGATGCCGTCAACTGCTTTTACGACGTCGGCTACCTTCTGGATCAAGATGCCCTTTTTGACTGGGAAGTGCGTTTTGACATCACGAAGTGAGAGAAATGACATGGGTCTGTTTGGTTTAGGTTTAGGTGATTAGTAGCTGCGGCCCCAGATGGCGCGTGTTTTTGTAGGCTTGCCTGTGAGGATGCAAGGGGCTACATCGCCATCTTGCTTATCCAGTGGGAGGCAGCGGATGGTGATCTTGTGTTTCTTGCTGAGGGTTTCTTCTTCCTCAGTGGTGCCTGCCCATGGAGTGAGGAGCCAGCCTGGCTGATCCTGGTCCCAGTAGGTTTCGAACTCATTGAGCTCGCTGCATTCACTGATGTTAGCGTCACGGAACTCGGTAGCTTTCTGAAGAAGGTTGTCCTGAATTTCCTGGAGGGTGTTTTCGATGTTCTGGATGAATTCTTCTTTGTCGAGGAAAGACTTGTCAAAGGCATCCTGATCGCGGCGCTGCATGCACACCTTACGGTTCTCAAGGTCGCGAGGCCCGATCTCGATGCGGACTGGTGCACCCTTCTTGACCCATTCCCATTTCTTGTCACCGCCGCGGATGTCACGCTTGTCGACATGTACGCGCAGGTATTCACCGTGGAATTGCTTGGCGCGAAGTGTTTTGGCGAGAGCCTCGCAGGCGTCGATGATGGCGTCGCGGGTATCTTCTTTCGGGGTGACTGGGATGATGACGATCTGCTGGGTGGCGATACGGGGTGGTGCCACAAAGCCGTCGTCATCTGAGTGAGTCATGATGAGTGTGCCGATCAGGCGGGTGGAGACGCCCCAGGATGTGGTCCAGGCGTGCTGCACGCTGCCATCGCGACCTGTGAAGGAGATGTCCTGAGCCTTGGAGAAGTTCTGGCCTAGGAAGTGAGAGGTGCCGGCCTGAATGGCCTTCTTGTCTTGGACCATGGCCTCTACCGTGAGAGTCATGTCGGCACCGGGGAAGCGCTCAGCCTCTGATTTTTCGCCGGGAATGACGGGGATGGCGAGGTGGTCGCGGAGGAAGTCCTCGTACACGCCATGGATCATGCGGGTCTCTTCGATGGCTTCCTCTTTAGTTTCGTGAGCTGTGTGCCCCTCCTGCCAGAGGAACTCGGCGGTGCGTAGGAAGAGGCGGGTGCGCATTTCCCAGCGCATGACGTTAGCCCACTGGTTGATCAGAAGAGGGAGGTCGCGGTAGGATTCTGTCCAGCGTGCGAAGGCTGCGCCGATGATTGTCTCGGAAGTCGGGCGGATGACATAAGGCTCTGTTAGTTCGCCAGTCGGGATCATCTTGGTGCTGCCGTCTTCTTGCTTCTGAGCCTCAAGGCGATGGTGGGTGACCACAGCGCATTCAGTAGCAAAACCTTCTGCGTGTTCAGCTTCTTTTTCCAGGTAGGAAAGCGGGATGAGGAGGGGGAAGTAAGCGTTCTGGTGGCCTGTTCTCTTAAAGTATTGATCAAGCTGGTGCTGGATATTTTCCCAAATTCCGTAGCCCCACGGCTTGATTACCATGCAGCCTCTGGTCTCTGAATTTTCTGCTAGGTCTGCCTCGCGGACAACCTGTTGGTACCATTCTGGGAAATCCTCGCTACGCGTAGGACTGATTGCGTTTTTAGCTTGCTTGGCCATATCTGAGGGAGGGTTTAGCGGGGAGAATGCAAAACGGCAAGGTGGAAGGTGCGCTTTTATGACTTGATAGATATTTCTCTTGGTGCATTCAACTGGGTGACAGGGGTGTCATATTGACCATGTAAGCACTAAAAAAAATATACTACGTTTTTTGAGTGATTCTTCTGGCCAATCCGAGAAAAGATCCCTTAATTATCGTGAAAGACCCAATTATTTTATGAAGCAAAAGAAATTAAACTCATTGCTGTCAGCAGTGGCTGTGGGCTTTATCGCTTTGGTTACACCTGTGTTTGGCCAGACTGGTAAAGTGGATGTTGATGATCCAAAATTTGACGTTCTGCAGTCTCCAGAATTCGGTGGAAACACCAACAAAAAGAACTTTAAGCCCAAAGATTGGCTTGAGGCAGAAGCTAAGATCAAGATTGAAATGCCGAAGGGTTATGACAAGGCATTCATCGATCGCGTGACAGTGAAGTGGAAAATTGCGGTAAAAAATCCAGAGGGTAAGGGTTACATTTTGCTGGAGAAAGAGGTGAATCACGTAAACGTGCCTGTTGATGAGGACGTCTACGTATCCATCTATATTTCTCCTAACACCATCAAGCGCATCAGCGGCAATGACCGAGCAAGCAAATCTATCATCAAGAGTGTTGGTGGTGAAATTTTGGTGAATGGTCAGGCTGCGCACAACAAGTCCGGCCAGTTCTCTACAGACGGCAAGCCGGGTTGGTGGAATAGTCCGTCCATGTCTCGTAATGACAGCATTCCGCTCCT from Rubritalea squalenifaciens DSM 18772 harbors:
- the thiE gene encoding thiamine phosphate synthase — encoded protein: MKELIQAARIYGILDLGYVAEEDVLCVAKSLLSGGVDVLQLRAKGIEESKIQDLAIKVLPLCSEAKIPFIVNDFPRIAQLVGADGVHIGQDDGSLAAVREIVGDSMIVGRSTHSPEQAQAALKEGFDYIGFGPLFPTPTKKGRPGIGLENVTPVQESVGQEIPVFCIGGIKRDNLELVVESGARRVVIVSDLLLADDVAGAVTEVRAHLNEFTI
- a CDS encoding PfkB family carbohydrate kinase, translated to MSVIIGGTIAIDNVKTPTAEGENLLGGSAAYASLAASFYADEVNLVGIIGHDYPQEHLDMLSGHGITLTGVERSEAESFTWTGEYFDNMNSRETHHVALNVLEGWEVKIPQEISSSKIVVLANMSPDNQLQMLDQCEAEDRFVIADTMDLWIKIANERLHEVMKRIDVLVINESEAQEFAATSNLVVAGDRLLEKGPKYVIIKLGEFGSMLFGPDQSLFRLSAWPLREVADPTGAGDAFLGGMAGYLSSLGKSEYGFEDLKQGIVRGTITASYTCQAFSTQKLQQASRADLDARMSELQAISAW
- a CDS encoding ABC transporter ATP-binding protein — translated: MSFLSLRDVKTHFPVKKGILIQKVADVVKAVDGITLDIEQGEILGLVGESGCGKSTLSRTIMQLIPSTGGEIILEGQDLTKLKGDAVRKRRLDFQMIFQDPYASLNPRMTIFSTLAEALIQRHPDLRKDKDALTQKVSELMERVGLNPGFMKKYPHEFSGGQRQRIAIARALAPEPKLVIADEPVSALDVSIQSQILNLLLKLRDELNLTMIFITHDLSVVRYIADNIAVMYKGQLVEYGESERVFNTPEHAYTKKLLDAIPHLEEVNA
- the proS gene encoding proline--tRNA ligase, with product MAKQAKNAISPTRSEDFPEWYQQVVREADLAENSETRGCMVIKPWGYGIWENIQHQLDQYFKRTGHQNAYFPLLIPLSYLEKEAEHAEGFATECAVVTHHRLEAQKQEDGSTKMIPTGELTEPYVIRPTSETIIGAAFARWTESYRDLPLLINQWANVMRWEMRTRLFLRTAEFLWQEGHTAHETKEEAIEETRMIHGVYEDFLRDHLAIPVIPGEKSEAERFPGADMTLTVEAMVQDKKAIQAGTSHFLGQNFSKAQDISFTGRDGSVQHAWTTSWGVSTRLIGTLIMTHSDDDGFVAPPRIATQQIVIIPVTPKEDTRDAIIDACEALAKTLRAKQFHGEYLRVHVDKRDIRGGDKKWEWVKKGAPVRIEIGPRDLENRKVCMQRRDQDAFDKSFLDKEEFIQNIENTLQEIQDNLLQKATEFRDANISECSELNEFETYWDQDQPGWLLTPWAGTTEEEETLSKKHKITIRCLPLDKQDGDVAPCILTGKPTKTRAIWGRSY
- a CDS encoding Amuc_1102 family pilus-like protein, encoding MKQKKLNSLLSAVAVGFIALVTPVFGQTGKVDVDDPKFDVLQSPEFGGNTNKKNFKPKDWLEAEAKIKIEMPKGYDKAFIDRVTVKWKIAVKNPEGKGYILLEKEVNHVNVPVDEDVYVSIYISPNTIKRISGNDRASKSIIKSVGGEILVNGQAAHNKSGQFSTDGKPGWWNSPSMSRNDSIPLLNKDETPFKALWYDRYAEIEKKR